One stretch of Toxoplasma gondii ME49 chromosome XI, whole genome shotgun sequence DNA includes these proteins:
- a CDS encoding hypothetical protein (encoded by transcript TGME49_313090~Signal peptide predicted by SignalP 2.0 HMM (probability 0.522) with cleavage site probability 0.357 at residue 17), with protein MRGKRSVEALLLSVSRSAVWRWRQSGVHTPDFDAPSFCCSFTSSPSPLDKRTREGGEKVWILRSLSFLFPPSARSALRCLRIHLSPQPAVALRLFPSSFSSRGPCSASLSRPVLPACSSPASPS; from the exons ATGCGCGGAAAACGAAGCGTCGAGGCgttgcttctgtctgtttcgcgCTCGGCCGTCTGGCGGTGGCGACAGtccggtgtacatacacctgatTTCGAC GCGCCTTCGTTCTGCTGCTCGTTCACCTCGTCACCCTCACCTCTCGACAAGCGCACGCGAgagggaggggagaaagTTTGGATTTTGCGCTCCCTaagtttcctttttcctccttctgcaAGGTCGGCTCTGCGATGCCTGCGCATTCATCTTTCTCCGCAGCCAGCTGTTGCTCTGcgcctcttcccctcgtcgttttcctctcgcggTCCATGCTCGGCCTCCCTGTCTCGGCCGGTGCTGCCTGCTTGTTCGTCTcccgcttcgccttcttaG
- a CDS encoding signal recognition particle SRP54 protein (encoded by transcript TGME49_313100): protein MVLAELGEQISGALRRLHTATVVDEQVVQECVMAVCRALLQADVHVRVVQQFKASVTAGINNRLASHSQASSSSSSSSSSASQKTASGGKGTAGQSAAGAGPSGPSVKFDVVTGATTEASGTGASKDSFREINTRAAAVGVNSRKIIQKCVISEIVAMLTPARQPYVPRKGATNVIMFVGLQGSGKTTTCTKYAHYYQRKGWRVALVCADTFRAGAFDQLKQNATKVRIPFYGSYTEADPVKIAEEGVEQFRREKYDMIIVDTSGRHKQEAALFDEMKQVAEAVDPDDVVFVMDSHIGQACFDQAQAFSDSVDVGSVIVTKLDGHAKGGGALSAVAATGAPIIFLGSGEHFDDFEAFEANSFVSRLLGLGDVGGLFSTLKEMVSVEKQQELMDRLSKGRFTLEDMGEQFRNVLKMGPISKVISMVPGIGSNLISKNQEQAGVMRIKRFLCIMDSMTDEELKCEKQFTDSRIVRVAQGSGTTLEEVKLLLEQHKQFSKMVGKMGKIGLTKESALQNMMRNPQQMMSKVQNMLDPRILKQMGGAGNMVNLLRELQSNEGMEGMQEMMKQMGMGGGFRGFGGGRR, encoded by the exons ATGGTTCTGGCCGAGTTGGGAGAACAGATCTCAGGCGCCTTGAGGCGCCTGCACACAGCGACTGTGGTCGACGAGCAG GTCGTGCAGGAGTGCGTCATGGCTGTGTGTCGCGCGCTGCTCCAAGCAGACGTCCACGTCCGCGTCGTCCAGCAGTTCAAAGCCTCTGTCACTGCAGGCATCAACAATCGTCTCGCTTCGCACTCtcaagcctcttcttcttcctcgtcgtcctcttcgtccgctTCTCAGAAGACTGCTTCGGGAGGCAAAGGAACCGCGGGGCAGTCAGCTGCGGGAGCAGGTCCTTCAGGTCCCTCTGTGAAGTTCGACGTTGTCACAGGCGCCACCACAGAGGCTTCTGGGACAGGCGCGAGCAAAGACAGTTTTCGGGAAATCAACACTCGCGCCGCAGCAGTTGGAGTGAACTCCAGAAAAATCATCCAAAAA TGCGTTATTTCGGAGATCGTGGCTATGTTGACACCGGCGCGTCAGCCGTACGTCCCGCGCAAGGGCGCGACGAACGTCATCATGTTTGTCGGCTTGCAAGGAAGTGGAAAAACGACAACTTGCACAAAGTACGCGCACTACTACCAGCGAAAAG GCTGGCGTGTTGCCCTCGTCTGCGCAGATACGTTTCGAGCGGGTGCCTTCGATCAGTTGAAGCAGAACGCGACGAAGGTTCGCATTCCTTTCTACGGAAG ctACACGGAGGCAGATCCTGTCAAGATCGCGGAGGAAGGTGTAGAGCAGTTTCGCAGAGAGAAATATGACATGATTATCGTCGACACATCAGGGCGCCATAAGCAAGAAGCGGCGCTCTTTGATGAAATGAAACAAGTTGCCGAGGCTGTT GATCCGGACGACGTCGTGTTCGTCATGGACAGCCACATTGGACAGGCCTGCTTTGACCAGGCGCAGGCGTTCAGCGACAGTGTCGACGTCGGAAGCGTCATCGTCACCAAACTCGACGGGCATGCAAAAGGCGGCGGCGCCCTCTCCGC cgtcgCTGCGACCGGTGCCCCCATCATCTTTCTCGGCTCTGGCGAACACTTTGACGACTTTGAGGCGTTTGAGGCAAACTCATTTGTCTCGCGACTTCTTG GTCTGGGAGATGTTGGTGGCCTCTTCTCGACGCTGAAGGAGATGGTTAgcgtggagaagcagcaagagCTCATGGATCGTCTCAGCAAAGGAAGATTCACTCTCGAAGACATGGGCGAGCAGTTCCGGAATGTCCTCAAAATGGGTCCGATCAGCAAG GTCATCAGCATGGTGCCTGGCATCGGTAGCAATTTGATTTCGAAGAACCAAGAGCAAGCAGGCGTCATGCGAATCAAACGCTTTCTTTGCATTATGGATTCGATGACTGATGAAG AGTTGAAGTGTGAGAAGCAGTTCACAGATTCTCGCATTGTCAGAGTCGCCCAGGGGTCAGGCACGACTCTCGAAGAAGTGAAACTGCTTCTCGAGCAACACAAACA ATTCAGCAAGATGGTCGGCAAGATGGGGAAGATCGGCTTAACAAAGGAGAGCGCGCTGCAGAACATGATGAGGAATCCTCAGCAGATGATGAGCAAAGTTCAAAACATGCTGGATCCGAGAATTCTCAAACAAATGGGTGGCGCCGGGAACATGGTGAATCTGCTGCGAGAG CTCCAGTCGAACGAGGGCATGGAAGGCATGCAGGAAATGATGAAGCAAATGGGCATGGGCGGAGGCTTCAGAGGCTTCGGAGGCGGCCGACGCTGA
- a CDS encoding hypothetical protein (encoded by transcript TGME49_313110), with product MSGAPSLDAALPDSDAAPERRESICGDPTNGLPCSSSSSSSSSSSSSCAFPSSSCASPSSSCASPSSSSCSSSLGPSELLSASSVVVEESQSPEGVSARTAEGNRCSAPAARGREQEKAAARGCRRPGRRRGRRPREETEPCMEGGAKKSHKTNNACVREGERGAQRSGGEGEYGGALTNEASRAGTPFARGERHEEGAGRGPEETSVPPLQSTAPQRVVNEGAGSSSCSSVCVGESLGRSLVAAEEATEERVEAPSRELPNASVNRKGALREAGNVLETLRASPPTPSSSASFSSVASSASSAPLPDVSLSSSALPSAPMRADSRTSLGLGQSVAGRPHTPLVPADLQPSIIAADEMRRMLLLEYKVQQVSPLASALSPRLGHRVSRLRSSSLWPPPREVEDSRLRLASFADTPGALSDLDLGLDADEVHVLPSLASLSLKEATVTRTGPAVSVLADVDIARLLSRRLRITARGPKTAGHRGASPPSSPCSPLRGPGRGVGVYTSGLSGPELEGAEAEPVDRDFAEGLRGQAAAGDCRRAFLWGSGGSPAALEAATGELSRRGRKRKRAVALLDKLQILRCLNCGEVARGGYKFGDYVICRCCGENNFVVVREWSPSGDATAVGRPAGGDRPAGPGPDACDAKREVNGLERQGDMGGKALGSDDSSSEDEVRHPMFEF from the coding sequence ATGTCAGGCGCTCCGTCCTTGGACGCTGCACTTCCTGACAGCGACGCCGCCCCAGAACGTCGAGAGTCCATCTGCGGCGATCCAACAAACGGTTtgccttgttcttcttcttcgtcttcctcttcttcatcctcttcttcctgtgcgtttccgtcttcttcctgtgcgtctccgtcttcttcctgcgcgtctccgtcttcttcctcttgttcttcttctctagGTCCGTCTGAgcttctgtctgcttcgtctgtcgTTGTGGAGGAGAGTCAGTCTCCCGAGGGCGTTTCGGCGCGGACTGCAGAGGGAAACAGATGCAGCGCGCCGGCCGCgcgcgggagagaacaagagaaagccGCTGCCAGAGGTTGCCGCAGACCCGGGCGACGGAGGGGACGGAGGCCGCGGGAAGAGACCGAGCCTTGCATGGAGggaggagcgaagaaaagtcACAAAACCAATAATGCATGCGTTAGGGAGGGCGAGAGGGGAGCGCAACGGAGtggcggcgaaggagaatACGGCGGCGCTCTGACGAACGAGGCGTCCAGGGCGGGGACGCCATTCGcacgtggagagagacatgaaGAAGGTGCAGGAAGAGGCCCGGAGGAGACATCTGTGCCCCCGCTGCAGAGTACCGCGCCTCAGCGTGTAGTAAACGAGGGAGctggttcttcttcgtgttcttctgtctgtgttgGGGAGAGTTTGGGAAGGtctctcgtcgctgctgAAGAGgccacagaggaaagagtcGAGGCCCCGTCTCGTGAGCTTCCCAACGCTTCTGTAAACCGCAAAGGAGCGCTTCGAGAAGCAGGCAATGTTCTTGAAACGTTGCGTGCTTCTCCACCTACACCTTCGTCCTcagcttcgttctcttctgttgcttcgtctgcgtcgtcggCCCCCCTCCCGGATGtgagtctctcttcctctgctctgcCTTCTGCTCCTATGCGCGCGGATTCTCGGACTTCTCTTGGGCTGGGTCAGTCCGTCGCGGGGCGCCCTCACACGCCTCTCGTGCCTGCTGATCTTCAACCGTCAATCATTGCAGCGGACGAGATGCGGCGCATGCTGCTTCTGGAGTACAAAGTTCagcaagtgtctcctctggcgtccgcgctgtctccgcgactCGGCCaccgcgtctctcgccttcgaaGTTCTTCCCTGTGGCCTCCCCCCCGCGAGGTTGAGGATTCGCGGCTTCGTTTGGCGTCCTTCGCTGACACTCCAGGCGCGCTGTCGGACCTCGACCTCGGCCTGGACGCCGACGAAGTCCATGTGCTCCCCTCGCTCGCGTCCCTGTCGCTGAAGGAAGCAACGGTCACGCGAACAGGCCCGGCCGTCAGCGTCCTCGCAGACGTTGACATCGCTCGCTTGCTCAGTCGACGTCTCCGGATCACCGCGCGAGGCCCGAAGACCGCTGGCCACCGCGGCGCCTCGCCGCCGTCCTCCCCCTGTTCGCCGCTCCGCGGACCTGGCCGAGGTGTGGGTGTCTATACATCTGGTCTATCAGGTCCGGAGCTAGAAGGCGCGGAGGCGGAGCCGGTGGACCGGGACTTCGCAGAGGGCCTGCGGGGACAGGCCGCGGCGGGCGACTGTCGCCGGGCCTTTCTCTGGGGGTCAGGGGGGTCGCCGGCGGCTCTGGAGGCGGCAACCGGAGAGCTGTcgagacgagggaggaagcggaagagagcTGTGGCGTTGCTCGACAAGCTGCAGATTCTCAGGTGTCTGAACTGCGGCGAAGTAGCGCGTGGCGGCTACAAATTCGGCGACTACGTGATCTGCAGGTGCTGCGGCGAGAACAACTTCGTGGTCGTTCGCGAGTGGAGCCCAAGCGGAGACGCGACCGCGGTCGGAAGGCCcgccggaggagacaggcctGCGGGCCCTGGCCCCGACGCATGCGACGCGAAGCGGGAAGTGAACGGCttggagagacagggcgaCATGGGTGGAAAGGCGCTCGGCAGCGACGACAGCTCCAGCGAGGACGAGGTGCGACACCCGATGTTTGAGTTTTAg
- a CDS encoding DNA-directed RNA polymerase, alpha subunit (encoded by transcript TGME49_313120~Signal peptide predicted by SignalP 2.0 HMM (probability 0.827) with cleavage site probability 0.503 at residue 33~Predicted trans-membrane domain (TMHMM2.0):12-32), producing MAVGKRLTRPVRFLSHRLLLAVLSLALSPFVSSIRSPPFSCICPDSTTASSSLFFHTPSSRYCSSSSSSATFCLLFAAVSSALSWTPHGRGHCLQSPLARVSPVFPTLLSAEALRFRALQPSVREPFLFRSSSPPSHSSSRLFAASPSSSSLGLWSVNSLSSFLASSSFSRLASLKGSLFLAGLLKPRAPLSFVSSPCLYPPSSFSNASPISKLGSLPPSRASSLSSHRVPRRVPRPEPSCGFASSRSRTLSVTPSPSPLHYLRSATVSPTSSFRCFPGLPSPSFSHAPSSSRASASSPPDDAFDDDDEPPIRFFTDSPPSPSSPSSPSSPSSPSSPSSASSASSLPTSSPSAASSYARSELEMYYAAARLRGDDLPLPGEPVSAPFPSAPPKGATEASLSSPSFSSSPASREAEGGPMHTAERNLAPTTLYRREPRFPRVELHPRNLTGAPQSLLSPKEKTYLWRRGYFDADHFNLTGTWKNWHLLNRGRWRDPGVQMLPNITTLRGVEEPPYHRVPLQFWDEARGLSHDVRHYPIYEEFYNSTTLDPGVYTPTYNLTLLPFTPAYVPRRDRMGLLYGDARIFDTWPSWTEEFTLRVEEATNVTIIPETGHLYQKLYIGPVPVTTGWTMGSLIKAFAAQRCPGHAVVALKLHAPRKPNAGGRRGRKKTGEGEPQSAGGEAEAPMVTQLPNVREDLLEIALNLKGVAFETLRPRESACVRVKAVGPQLLVAGMIDWPSFVRVGNPEHFIAKVEEGGVLDLEMKLEWGRGAWLADLHGLYREEEGVDTRCYKRRRIWEVDHRGFYPTSCIFGACTMMRLAVHKLMGTRFCQDRQASTNPTEQLVLEIWTDASKSPKEVLAFALQDMLAWLVDLRRQLVEDVDWKTEDEDLTAAWKHVAAWTEAKALQDRLGGPPLMVWERPTEGLKLAEGEKSFAMPEFRPPPCSVHPVAWLKRELRRRPYSADGYSEAGAPQRQKKGGKRNTVRGRELSEEVSTQRETQSRREDVETSSAMGSPVEAARDEDERREVAEPGDRTQSATDKETKQKLKPSAVALSSIPGLSTKALQSLHEFGLSTLADVQDYTPQQLRKIPHVGPATLALLASFLSRYADDAPA from the exons tttgccgccgtctcttctgcgttgtctTGGACCCCGCATGGGAGAGGCCACTGTCTCCAGTCTCCCCTGGCAcgggtgtctcctgtctttccGACTCTACTGTCTGCCGAAGCTCTTCGATTTCGAGCTCTACAGCCCTCAGTTCGGGAACCTTTCTTGTTCCgatcttcttcgccgccatcgcattcctcttctcgcctttttgcCGCCtcaccttcgtcttcgtctcttggtCTGTGGTCTGTcaactctctttcctcgttcctcgCATCCTCCTCCTTCAGCCGTTTAGCCTCTCTGAAaggttctctcttccttgcgGGCCTACTCAAACCAagagcgcctctctcctttgtctcctcgccatGTCTGTATCCCCCATCGAGCTTCTCCAACGCCTCTCCAATTTCGAAGCTTGGCAGTCTCCCTCCTTCCCgcgcttcgtcgctctcgagTCACCGTGTTCCGCGTCGGGTGCCGCGGCCTGAGCCGTCTTGTGGTTttgcctcctctcgctctcgaaCTCTTTCTGTCActccttccccgtctccctTGCACTATCTTCGCTCTGCAACGGTCTCCCCGACATCCTCATTTCGGTGCTTCCCTggcctcccttctccttcatTCTCTCATGCGCCGTCGTCCTCTCGCGCATCCGCGTCCTCCCCTCCAGACGATGCATTTGACGACGATGACGAACCGCCCATAAGATTCTTCACAGAttcccctccttctccttcctcgccttcctcgccgtcttcgccttcctcgccttcctcgccttcttctgcttcttctgcttcttctctcccgacttcgtctccttcagcgGCTTCTTCATACGCGAGGAGTGAACTGGAGATGTACTATGCAGCTGCGCGCTTGCGTGGGGACGACCTGCCTCTTCCAGGCGAGCCTGTGTCTGCACCGTTTCCTTCAGCACCTCCAAAAGGAGCAACAgaagcttctctctcttctccctctttttcttcttcgcctgcctcgcgGGAGGCCGAAGGCGGACCAATGCACACTGCGGAACGAAACCTTGCCCCCACAACTCTGTACAGGCGCGAGCCTCGTTTTCCCCGCGTAGAGCTGCACCCGAGAAACCTCACTGGAGCTCCCCAGTCGCTGCTCTCGCCCAAAGAGAAGACGTATCTCTGGCGCCGCGGATACTTCGATGCAGACCATTTCAACCTCACCGGCACATGGAAGAACTGGCATCTCCTCAATCGAG GGCGGTGGAGAGATCCGGGAGTCCAGATGCTGCCGAACATCACCACCTTGAGAGGCGTCGAGGAACCGCCGTATCACCGGGTGCCTCTCCAGTTCTGGGACGAGGCCCGCGGCCTG TCGCACGACGTCCGGCACTATCCGATCTACGAGGAATTTTACAATTCGACAACGCTCGACCCCGGTGTATATACGCCAACGTACAATCTGACTCTGCTTCCCTTTACGCCTGCCTATGTGCCTCGTCGCGACCGCATGGGTCTCCTGTACGGAGACGCTCGCATCTTCGAC ACCTGGCCATCGTGGACAGAGGAATTCACTCTCCGAGTCGAGGAAGCCACCAACGTCACCATCATTCCGGAAACAG GTCACCTTTATCAGAAGCTGTACATCGGTCCGGTCCCTGTCACAACTGGGTGGACCATGGGCTCCCTGATCAAGGCCTTTGCTGCTCAGCGCTGTCCAGGGCATGCAGTCGTGGCTCtgaagctgcatgcgcctcggAAGCCAAACGCgggaggacgcagaggcaggaagaagactggCGAAGGCGAACCGCAAAGCGCCGGTGGCGAGGCGGAGGCACCGATGGTCACGCAGCTCCCAAACGTTCGCGAAGACCTTCTCGAAATTGCCCTAAACTTGAAAGGA GTTGCCTTCGAGACGCTGCGTCCGCGGGAGTCTGCCTGCGTGCGAGTGAAGGCTGTCGGGCCGCAGCTGCTGGTGGCGGGGATGATCGACTGGCCGTCGTTTGTCCGCGTCGGAAATCCGGAGCATTTCATCGCCAAGGTCGAGGAGGGCGGAGTCCTCGACCTCGAAATGAAACTCGAGTGGGGCCGTGGTGCCTGGCTAGCCGACCTGCACG GGCTGTaccgcgaagaagaaggcgtcgaCACGCGGTGCTACAAGCGCCGGCGAATTTGGGAAGTCGACCATCGAGGCTTCTATCCAACAAGCTGCATTTTTGGTGCATGCACCATGATGCGACTCGCCGTCCACAAACTCATGGGGACGCGCTTCTGTCAGGA TCGACAGGCGTCCACGAATCCGACAGAGCAGCTAGTTCTGGAAATCTGGACGGACGCGTCGAAGAGCCCAAAAGAAGTCCTCGCTTTCGCTCTGCAAGACATGCTGGCCTGGCTTGTCGACCTACGCAGACAGCTCGTTGAGGACGTCGACTGGAAAACCGAGGACGAAGACCTCACGG CCGCTTGGAAGCATGTTGCGGCGTGGACGGAGGCGAAAGCTCTGCAGGACCGTCTGGGCGGCCCACCGTTGATGGTTTGGGAGCGTCCGACTGAAGGCTTGAAGCTcgcagagggcgagaagagctTCGCGATGCCCGAGTTCAGACCCCCG CCTTGCTCCGTTCACCCTGTCGCTTGGCTCAAGCGGGAGCTGCGGCGGCGGCCGTACTCGGCAGACGGATACTCGGAGGCCGGCGCCccgcagaggcagaagaaaggcggaaAGCGAAACACAGTGCGAGGGCGTGAGCTGTCGGAAGAGGtctcgacgcagagagagacgcagtcTCGGCGAGAAGACGTGGAAACGTCCTCTGCAATGGGATCTCCGGTGGAGGCCGCCCGGGACGAAGACGAGCGTCGCGAAGTCGCAGAGCCGGGAGACCGAACGCAAAGCGCGACagacaaggagacaaagcagaAGCTCAAACCCTCTGCGGTGGCGCTCTCGTCGATCCCTGGCCTCTCCACCAAGGCCCTACAGTCCTTGCACGAG tTTGGTTTGTCGACCTTGGCAGATGTGCAGGACTACACTCCGCAGCAACTGAGAAAAATTCCTCACGTTGGCCCAGCCACCCTCGCTCTGCTTGcttcgttcctttctcgctACGCTGACGACGCTCCAGCTTGA